The sequence TGAAGCAATTCCTGAAAGCCGGCTTTGTATTTCAGGGTGAGCTGTTTCCCACAGAGGCGGGTACGCCCCAAGGCGGCATTATCTCTCCGATTCTGGCGAATATGGCGCTGGATGGGATGCAAAAGCTGCTCTCCGACCGGTTCCATACCAACCGGCTGGGCAAAGTGGACAATCGGTTCCGCAACGCCCACAAGGTAAATCTGGTGCGGTATGCCGATGATTTTATCGTAACGGCGGCCACAAAGGAAATTGCCGAAGAGGCCAAAGAACTGATTCGTGATTTCCTGAAAACCAGAGGTCTGGAACTGTCTGAGGAGAAAACGCTCATCACCCACATTGATGACGGATTTGATATGCTGGGCTGGACTTTCCGGAAATTTAACGGAAAGCTCATTGTGAAGCCGTCAAAAAAGTCTTTGAAAGCATTCACGGCCAGCTTGTCTGAAACCATCCTTGGACGCGGTAAGGCTTGGAAACAGAACCTTCTGATTGAAAAGCTGAACCAACAAATCCGGGGCTGGACGAACTATCATCGATCGGTCTGTGCCAGTGAGGCGTTTACGCACATCGACTATGTTCTCTATGAACTGCTGTGGAGGTGGGCCAAACGCCGTCACCCCCACAAGGGGAAATGGTGGGTATCCACAAACTACTGGCACCGCAGAGGAAACCGAAACTGGGTATTCTCCACGGAGGACAAAGAACTTCTGCGGGTGGATCACATTCCTATTATCCGACATACAAAAGTACGAATGGACGCCAATCCCTACCTGGAGCCGGAATATTTTCATGCCAGGCAATTCAGCCGCGGCATGAAGCGTTTTACCGGCAGGTTCAAACAGATTTGGAAGAATCAAAACGGATGTTGCCATCATTGTGGGCTTCCGATGGACATTCAGGACGAAAGAGAAATCTTTTTCAAGGTCCCGAAATCCAAAGGCGGCAAAGAGGAGGTGCGCAATATGGCCTATGTCCACAAATACTGTAACCAACTCTACTTTGAGCGCCGCGCGAAAGCGTGATGAAATGCTTGAGCCGTATGAGTGGAAACGCTCACGTACGGTTCTTAGACGGGAAGGGGCGAGTAATCGCCCCGACCTAGTCGACTATTACCCCCTTGTCGGACGTTTGAAAGGACAGGTTATCAAGGTTTCGCAGAACAGCACGCAGTACATTAACCCTATGGATATTAACCTCAATTACAGCGAGGGCGACACGCCCATAGCCTTAAAGAGCGACTTTATCCTTTCCTTTTGCGAACTCATTATGGGCGGCAAAAACGGGCTGGAAGCTGTCGAAAAGACCTTGATTGACCGCGCTGTTATCAGCGTGTACCGCAACTACCTTGCCGACCCGAAGCCGGAGAATATGCCGATTTTGGGCGACCTCTACGACGAGATCAAGAAGCAGCCGGAAAAGGAAGCGCAGCGTATCGCGGCGGCATTGGAACTCTATGTAAACGGCAGCTTGAACATTTTTAACCACAGGACAAACGTTGACATTCATAATCGCCTTGTCTGCTTTGATATTAAGGAACTCGGTACGCAGCTTAAAAAAGTCGGTATGCTTATCGTCCAAGACGTGCGCTTTGTTTCTTGTTAATCTCCATAGAAATATGGAACAAAGCAAGACA comes from Christensenellaceae bacterium and encodes:
- a CDS encoding group II intron reverse transcriptase/maturase; this translates as MNGNCSTTKRKRSERLPNAAKLAFQWNHVDWKKAEAEVNRLQARIAKATKEKKWNTVKRLQYLLTHSYYAKLLAVQKVTTNKGKNTPGIDKQRWSTPAQKMWAVLSLTDKNYKASPLRRVYIDKKNKKAKRPLGIPTMYDRAMQALYALALDPVAETAADPRSFGFRKGRCCQDACEYIFADMSRRNVSPQWVLEGDIKGCFDHISHQWLIDNIPMDKSILKQFLKAGFVFQGELFPTEAGTPQGGIISPILANMALDGMQKLLSDRFHTNRLGKVDNRFRNAHKVNLVRYADDFIVTAATKEIAEEAKELIRDFLKTRGLELSEEKTLITHIDDGFDMLGWTFRKFNGKLIVKPSKKSLKAFTASLSETILGRGKAWKQNLLIEKLNQQIRGWTNYHRSVCASEAFTHIDYVLYELLWRWAKRRHPHKGKWWVSTNYWHRRGNRNWVFSTEDKELLRVDHIPIIRHTKVRMDANPYLEPEYFHARQFSRGMKRFTGRFKQIWKNQNGCCHHCGLPMDIQDEREIFFKVPKSKGGKEEVRNMAYVHKYCNQLYFERRAKA